A window of the Helianthus annuus cultivar XRQ/B chromosome 4, HanXRQr2.0-SUNRISE, whole genome shotgun sequence genome harbors these coding sequences:
- the LOC110901527 gene encoding uncharacterized protein LOC110901527: MRSFVWAEIGNGLSASAWFDSWSNIGPLFQFFTPRQIANAGFSLDAKVADLWLNSSWGWPIEWRHRLPALNQIDTRSIQPAKEDKFLWRQGDHLHEFSTARAWDSFRHREVEVEWCRIVWFSQCIPRHAFLMWLIMRRKLLTQDKILSWDISRRKNMNMMCCLLCYANHDSHNHLFFECKFSDQVWHKVRHKAGMESVASKWDDIVNWLVTRSMSKSAGSYVAKLLVAATAYLIWQERNARLFKNELRPPEAIIDLIFQQVRYKLMGAKLKNCENVRRLLGEWGIIGAKLHEDGG; this comes from the coding sequence ATGAGGAGTTTTGTTTGGGCCGAGATCGGGAATGGTTTATCGGCTTCAGCTTGGTTCGACTCGTGGAGCAATATAGGTCCGTTGTTTCAATTTTTTACTCCGAGACAAATTGCAAATGCGGGTTTCAGTTTGGATGCCAAGGTGGCTGATTTATGGTTAAATTCTTCGTGGGGTTGGCCGATTGAATGGAGACATCGTCTCCCGGCTCTTAATCAGATTGATACTCGATCTATTCAGCCGGCTAAGGAAGACAAGTTTTTGTGGCGTCAAGGGGATCACCTTCATGAGTTTTCAACGGCTCGGGCTTGGGATTCCTTTAGACATCGAGAGGTGGAGGTAGAGTGGTGCCGTATTGTTTGGTTCAGTCAATGCATCCCTCGCCATGCGTTCTTAATGTGGCTTATTATGAGACGTAAGTTACTCACTCAAGATAAGATTTTAAGCTGGGATATCTCGCGGAGAAAAAACATGAACATGATGTGCTGTTTGCTTTGTTACGCAAATCATGATTCACATAACCACCTGTTCTTCGAGTGTAAATTCTCGGATCAGGTTTGGCACAAAGTCAGACATAAAGCGGGTATGGAGTCGGTTGCTTCTAAGTGGGATGACATTGTTAATTGGCTTGTAACTCGGTCCATGTCGAAATCAGCTGGAAGCTATGTTGCGAAATTATTGGTAGCCGCCACTGCGTATCTCATTTGGCAAGAACGTAATGCGAGGTTATTCAAGAATGAGTTGAGACCACCAGAAGCTATTATTGATCTTATTTTCCAACAGGTCCGATATAAATTGATGGGAGCGAAGCTAAAGAATTGTGAAAATGTTCGAAGGCTTCTTGGCGAATGGGGAATCATTGGAGCTAAACTTCATGAAGATGGTGGCTGA